One genomic segment of Pedobacter endophyticus includes these proteins:
- a CDS encoding TPM domain-containing protein yields the protein MSLFSDLEQERIAQAIADAENATSGEIRIAIDKHCAGDPYEKAIEYFAKLGMDKTAQRNGVLIYLAHADHKFAIIGDAGINKVVPDDFWETTKVAMAAHFAKGDLAVGIIAGVALAGEKLALFFPPQHGDINELPNDIIFMDNQTKNKE from the coding sequence ATGTCATTATTTTCAGATCTCGAACAGGAAAGAATTGCGCAGGCAATTGCCGATGCGGAGAATGCAACATCCGGAGAAATTCGGATTGCCATTGATAAACATTGCGCCGGCGACCCTTACGAGAAAGCGATAGAATATTTTGCAAAATTAGGTATGGATAAAACTGCACAAAGAAACGGTGTACTAATTTACCTTGCCCATGCAGACCATAAATTTGCCATTATTGGCGATGCGGGAATTAATAAGGTTGTGCCTGATGATTTTTGGGAAACAACCAAAGTGGCCATGGCTGCACATTTTGCAAAAGGCGATTTGGCTGTCGGCATTATTGCCGGCGTTGCCCTGGCTGGGGAAAAACTGGCCCTGTTTTTTCCACCACAGCACGGTGATATTAATGAGCTGCCAAACGATATTATATTTATGGATAATCAAACAAAAAATAAGGAATGA
- a CDS encoding LemA family protein: protein MKRLVFGILAAVIAVSTLSSCGYNSMVKLDENVKSKWGTVQTQYQRRADLIPNLVATVKGAAKFEQGTLTAVTEARAKATQMTVNADDLTPENIEKYQAAQGQLSQALGKLLSITENYPELRATQQFSDLSAQLEGTENRITVARKDFNDAVQQYNGKIRSFPTNLTAGMFGFKQKGYFEADATAKDAPKVEF from the coding sequence ATGAAAAGATTAGTTTTTGGAATTTTAGCTGCTGTAATTGCAGTTAGCACTTTAAGTTCATGCGGATACAACAGCATGGTTAAACTAGATGAAAATGTAAAATCGAAATGGGGAACCGTGCAAACCCAGTACCAAAGGAGAGCAGATTTGATTCCGAATTTGGTTGCAACCGTTAAAGGGGCGGCTAAATTTGAGCAGGGAACTTTAACTGCGGTAACTGAGGCGAGGGCAAAGGCTACTCAAATGACGGTGAACGCCGATGATCTAACACCAGAAAATATCGAGAAATATCAGGCTGCTCAAGGCCAGTTGAGCCAGGCGCTGGGCAAATTGCTTTCTATTACCGAAAATTATCCCGAGTTGAGAGCAACCCAACAATTTAGCGATTTATCTGCTCAATTGGAAGGCACCGAAAACCGGATTACGGTTGCCCGAAAAGATTTCAATGATGCTGTTCAACAATACAATGGCAAAATCAGATCGTTTCCTACCAACTTAACGGCAGGAATGTTCGGATTTAAACAAAAAGGATATTTCGAAGCGGACGCAACAGCTAAAGATGCGCCTAAAGTAGAATTTTAA
- a CDS encoding TPM domain-containing protein: MRKLFLLILLGLAFTFSFAQDFPEKPTTLVNDYAGALSADQKQGLEQKLVAFDDSSSTQIAIAILKSVGDYDINEYALELGRKWGVGQGGKNNGIMIVVAIGDRKISIQTGYGVEGALPDVYAKRIIDNDIKPNFKNGDYYAGLDEATTSIIKYTKGEYKNDKPKAKNAKERGIGSVFIVIFIVIVIIIILRKGGGGGGSQVIGGRGASNALFWALLFGGGGRGGNSGWGSGGFGGGSSGGGGGFGGFGGGSFGGGGSSGSW, from the coding sequence ATGAGAAAATTATTCTTACTGATACTACTCGGCCTAGCATTTACTTTTTCCTTTGCGCAAGATTTTCCTGAGAAACCAACAACTTTAGTTAACGATTATGCCGGTGCTTTGTCTGCCGATCAAAAACAAGGGTTGGAGCAAAAACTGGTTGCCTTCGACGATTCTTCCTCAACACAAATTGCCATCGCCATACTGAAGTCGGTTGGCGATTACGATATTAATGAATATGCACTTGAGCTGGGCAGAAAATGGGGTGTTGGCCAGGGTGGCAAAAATAACGGAATAATGATTGTTGTTGCCATTGGCGATAGAAAAATCTCTATCCAAACCGGTTATGGCGTTGAGGGTGCTTTACCTGATGTATACGCAAAGCGGATTATCGATAATGATATTAAACCCAACTTTAAAAACGGCGATTACTATGCCGGGCTGGATGAAGCCACTACATCGATTATAAAATACACCAAAGGCGAATACAAAAACGACAAACCAAAGGCCAAGAATGCCAAAGAACGTGGAATTGGCAGCGTATTTATAGTCATTTTTATAGTTATTGTAATAATTATCATCTTACGTAAAGGCGGCGGAGGCGGCGGTAGCCAGGTTATTGGTGGCCGTGGCGCATCTAACGCTTTGTTTTGGGCATTGCTTTTTGGCGGTGGTGGACGCGGCGGAAACAGCGGCTGGGGAAGCGGTGGTTTCGGAGGTGGATCTTCTGGTGGCGGAGGCGGCTTTGGCGGTTTCGGTGGCGGAAGTTTCGGTGGCGGCGGATCGAGCGGAAGCTGGTAG
- a CDS encoding NAD(P)/FAD-dependent oxidoreductase, whose product MQKDIEITLLPEQVDETALIKVKLADGLKVSRERIKAFEILKRSIDARSRKVIFRLQVRAFMDEEPQLQINTINYQNVKDGKPVLIIGAGPAGLFAALQCIENGLKPIIIERGKEVKQRRRDLAAINKQGLVNTESNYCYGEGGAGTYSDGKLYTRSNKRGDINKVLQVFVDHGAERDIMIDARPHIGTNKLPNIITSIKETILNAGGEVLFDTKMTDIIVEFGTIKGIEINFSDKLFAENVILATGHSARDVYELLHKKNILIEAKPFALGVRIEHPQEIIDAAQYHCDIRSEYLPPAYYSLVEQVGARGVFSFCMCPGGIIAPCATGENEIVVNGWSPSKRNNPFANSGTVVQVTLDDVQGYDPLRMLNFQSEIERISFEAGGGNLVAPAQRMVDFVNNKLSIDLPRNSYLPGTKSVMLDNILPEFVSDSLKAALPLFGKKIKGYYTNEAILVGVESRTSSPVRIPRDKETFQHPQVQGLYPCAEGAGYAGGIVSAAIDGINCANAITKASS is encoded by the coding sequence ATGCAAAAAGACATCGAAATTACGCTGCTGCCCGAACAGGTTGACGAAACAGCGCTCATCAAAGTTAAATTGGCCGATGGCCTGAAGGTTTCGCGAGAGCGGATTAAAGCGTTCGAAATTTTAAAGCGCTCCATTGATGCCCGCTCGAGGAAAGTAATTTTCCGATTGCAGGTTAGGGCCTTTATGGATGAAGAACCTCAGCTTCAAATCAACACTATAAATTATCAAAATGTAAAAGATGGTAAGCCTGTACTCATTATTGGTGCAGGGCCGGCGGGGTTGTTCGCTGCATTGCAGTGCATAGAAAATGGATTGAAACCTATTATTATTGAACGGGGCAAAGAGGTAAAGCAACGGCGCAGAGATTTGGCAGCGATAAACAAGCAGGGTTTGGTAAATACCGAATCTAATTATTGTTATGGCGAAGGGGGCGCAGGGACGTATTCGGATGGTAAGTTATACACCCGATCGAACAAGCGTGGCGACATTAACAAAGTGTTGCAGGTTTTTGTAGATCACGGTGCAGAACGCGATATTATGATTGATGCCCGCCCGCACATCGGAACCAACAAGCTGCCAAATATCATTACTTCGATAAAAGAAACCATATTAAATGCCGGTGGCGAAGTGTTGTTTGATACCAAAATGACCGATATAATTGTCGAATTTGGAACAATCAAGGGCATCGAAATCAATTTTAGCGACAAACTGTTTGCCGAAAACGTTATTCTTGCTACAGGCCACTCCGCACGCGATGTTTATGAATTACTCCACAAAAAGAACATCTTAATTGAGGCCAAGCCTTTCGCTTTGGGCGTTCGCATAGAACATCCGCAAGAAATAATTGATGCAGCACAGTATCATTGCGATATCCGGTCGGAGTATTTACCGCCGGCTTATTATAGTTTGGTAGAACAAGTTGGTGCCCGCGGGGTATTTTCTTTTTGCATGTGCCCGGGTGGAATTATTGCTCCTTGCGCAACAGGAGAAAATGAAATTGTGGTAAACGGCTGGTCGCCCTCAAAACGCAACAACCCGTTCGCAAATTCGGGCACCGTTGTTCAGGTAACATTAGATGATGTTCAGGGCTACGATCCGCTGCGGATGTTAAACTTTCAGTCGGAAATAGAAAGGATTTCGTTCGAGGCTGGCGGAGGAAACCTCGTAGCTCCGGCACAACGCATGGTAGATTTTGTGAACAATAAACTATCGATAGATCTTCCCCGAAATTCTTATCTCCCGGGAACAAAAAGTGTCATGTTGGATAATATTTTGCCCGAGTTTGTTTCTGACAGCTTAAAGGCTGCACTTCCACTTTTCGGAAAAAAAATTAAAGGTTACTACACCAACGAAGCGATTCTGGTGGGTGTCGAAAGCCGAACATCTTCTCCGGTTCGCATCCCGAGGGATAAGGAAACTTTTCAGCATCCGCAGGTTCAGGGCCTTTATCCCTGCGCAGAAGGTGCCGGATATGCCGGTGGAATCGTATCTGCAGCTATCGACGGGATTAATTGCGCCAACGCCATCACAAAAGCGTCCTCGTAA
- a CDS encoding NUDIX hydrolase yields the protein MIIEKWQKIASKYLVREKWATLRVDEVKLPSGIVKDDYFVLEYPNWATAIALTEEGKIIMVRQYRHAADIISLEVPGGVVDGDEGPEAGVKRELLEETGYTFKTCKLIAELYPNPATANNKTYTYLLTGGVKTHEQHLDEHEILNVEEYTVAEVKQLLKDNKIAQCIHVAALHYGLAELDKVRL from the coding sequence ATGATTATAGAAAAGTGGCAGAAAATTGCCTCAAAATATTTAGTGCGAGAGAAATGGGCAACGTTACGTGTTGATGAGGTAAAACTTCCCAGCGGAATTGTTAAAGATGATTATTTCGTTCTCGAATATCCCAACTGGGCCACAGCCATTGCTTTAACCGAAGAAGGAAAGATCATTATGGTGCGCCAATACCGTCATGCCGCCGATATTATTTCGCTCGAAGTGCCAGGCGGAGTCGTCGATGGCGATGAAGGGCCGGAAGCCGGCGTAAAGCGAGAGCTTTTGGAAGAAACCGGCTACACCTTTAAAACCTGCAAGCTTATTGCTGAGCTGTACCCAAATCCGGCAACTGCAAATAACAAAACGTACACTTATCTGCTTACTGGCGGTGTAAAAACCCACGAGCAGCATTTAGATGAGCATGAAATTTTAAATGTTGAAGAATATACCGTAGCGGAAGTGAAACAGTTGTTGAAAGACAATAAGATTGCGCAATGTATTCATGTGGCTGCATTGCATTACGGGTTGGCAGAGCTGGATAAAGTGCGTCTCTAA
- a CDS encoding DinB family protein: MFNITNEIKKGFNGDAWHGNHVMQTLNNVKPENAFEHYVPNAHSIAEIALHLTAWTEEVTSRIMGNQAAEPAMGDWPIPEAKTPQAWEKIIFNFKLANEELIRHCELVKPNEWNDDVNMERNRALGTGVTKIELLNGLVQHHAYHSGQIALLSKF; this comes from the coding sequence ATGTTTAATATCACAAACGAAATTAAAAAGGGTTTTAATGGTGATGCGTGGCATGGAAACCATGTAATGCAGACTTTAAACAATGTTAAACCCGAAAATGCTTTCGAACATTACGTTCCGAATGCCCACTCAATTGCAGAAATTGCCCTGCATTTAACCGCCTGGACTGAGGAAGTAACGTCGAGAATAATGGGCAACCAGGCCGCGGAACCGGCAATGGGCGATTGGCCGATTCCGGAAGCTAAAACGCCGCAAGCATGGGAAAAAATCATTTTTAATTTCAAGCTTGCAAACGAAGAATTAATCAGGCATTGCGAACTTGTAAAACCAAATGAATGGAATGACGACGTTAATATGGAACGGAACCGTGCATTGGGAACGGGCGTAACAAAAATTGAGCTGCTCAACGGGCTGGTTCAGCATCATGCGTATCATTCAGGTCAAATTGCTTTGCTTTCGAAGTTTTAG